The Candidatus Amarolinea dominans genome contains a region encoding:
- a CDS encoding UV DNA damage repair endonuclease UvsE, whose protein sequence is MHLGFPVAVQGRPGLRAYDSRSPQAPDGSGPHLSVSLTYLRDILRYLAQTHIRFYRLSSRLAPHLAFPRHPELTAQVDQCQAELAHTADLLRRDRVRFTIHAEASVILDSADATLTDTSLAHLRGLAGLLDRLGAGPEGVVVVHTGGVYGDKAAAQAQFCRNFTRLPPAVQARMALENDDDRFGLSDVLWIHRQTGVRLVFDRLHHLVFNPDGLDEFEALALALSTWPRGVRPKVHFASPRTAFNVLTAPEPGGPRRLLAAPRWTQHADYVNPFEFVDWLRRARAFGLPDFDIMLEARGRDLALLRLRADLEQFAPDVRGWIES, encoded by the coding sequence ATGCATCTTGGCTTCCCGGTTGCCGTGCAGGGGCGCCCCGGTTTACGTGCCTATGACAGCCGTTCTCCCCAGGCGCCAGACGGATCAGGCCCGCACCTCAGTGTGAGCCTGACCTATCTGCGCGACATTCTGCGCTATCTGGCGCAGACGCACATCCGCTTCTATCGCCTCTCCAGCCGCCTGGCGCCGCACCTGGCCTTTCCCCGGCATCCTGAACTGACGGCGCAGGTTGATCAGTGCCAGGCTGAGCTGGCCCACACGGCCGACCTGTTGCGCCGTGACCGCGTGCGTTTCACCATCCACGCTGAGGCCAGCGTCATCCTCGACAGCGCGGATGCCACGCTGACGGACACCAGCCTGGCCCACCTGCGCGGCCTGGCCGGCCTGCTCGATCGCCTGGGCGCGGGGCCGGAGGGCGTGGTGGTTGTCCACACCGGCGGCGTCTACGGCGACAAGGCCGCGGCGCAGGCGCAGTTTTGCCGCAACTTCACGCGCCTGCCGCCGGCGGTGCAGGCGCGGATGGCGCTGGAGAATGATGATGACCGCTTTGGCCTCAGCGACGTGCTCTGGATACACCGCCAGACGGGCGTGCGCCTGGTCTTCGACCGCCTGCATCACCTGGTCTTCAACCCGGATGGCCTGGACGAATTCGAGGCCCTGGCCCTGGCGCTCAGCACCTGGCCGCGCGGGGTGCGGCCCAAGGTTCACTTCGCCTCCCCGCGCACCGCGTTCAACGTGCTGACCGCTCCTGAGCCGGGCGGGCCGCGCCGTCTGCTGGCCGCGCCGCGCTGGACGCAACATGCCGATTATGTCAATCCATTCGAGTTTGTGGACTGGCTGCGACGGGCCAGGGCGTTCGGGCTGCCCGATTTCGATATCATGCTGGAAGCCCGCGGCCGTGACCTGGCGCTGCTGCGCCTGCGTGCCGATCTGGAGCAGTTTGCCCCAGACGTACGAGGCTGGATCGAAAGCTAG
- the xseB gene encoding exodeoxyribonuclease VII small subunit: MTFEEAFQRLDEVVRKLEQGDLALEESLALYEEGVSLAAVCNEWLDKADLRVRQVVATPGTDALRAVDFSGWNERDA; encoded by the coding sequence ATGACATTTGAAGAAGCGTTCCAACGCCTGGATGAAGTCGTGCGTAAGCTGGAACAGGGTGACTTGGCGCTGGAGGAGTCGCTGGCGCTGTACGAAGAGGGCGTGTCATTGGCCGCGGTGTGCAACGAATGGCTGGACAAGGCCGACCTACGGGTGCGCCAGGTTGTGGCCACACCTGGCACTGACGCGCTGCGCGCCGTGGACTTTAGCGGCTGGAACGAGCGCGACGCGTAG
- a CDS encoding DMT family transporter codes for MTEQRQGLFLVALAVFFFSTSPVLVRWAAPLSAYEIATGRLLVASLAVLTLARLQQQPLRVARGDWGRFAVFGLITALHFLFYIASLTYTTIAHSLAIVYTAPIFVSLASAWFLNEPMPRRKWGGVALAVVGVAILASFEPTWNTRMAFGDLLALGSAITFGLYSVAGRSQRAAYPLLTYAGLVYGLAAVWALPAAVLSFNPAAYGWQQVLAVIGLGILPLGIGHTLYNAALRRMHATYANLVATQEITGGVLLGVLLLGEIPSPASLIGALVTLAGIAFVIL; via the coding sequence GTGACCGAACAACGTCAGGGCCTGTTCCTGGTCGCGCTGGCCGTTTTTTTCTTCTCCACCAGCCCCGTCCTGGTACGCTGGGCGGCTCCGCTCAGCGCGTATGAGATTGCCACGGGGCGCCTGTTGGTGGCCAGCCTGGCCGTGTTGACGTTGGCGCGGCTGCAGCAGCAGCCCCTGCGCGTGGCACGCGGTGATTGGGGACGCTTCGCTGTTTTCGGGTTGATCACCGCGCTTCATTTCCTGTTCTACATCGCCTCGCTCACCTACACCACCATTGCCCATTCGCTGGCCATCGTCTACACCGCGCCCATCTTCGTCAGCCTGGCCTCGGCCTGGTTCTTGAACGAACCGATGCCGCGGCGCAAATGGGGCGGGGTGGCGCTGGCGGTGGTTGGCGTTGCCATCTTAGCCAGCTTCGAGCCGACCTGGAACACACGGATGGCCTTTGGCGATCTGCTGGCGCTTGGCTCGGCCATCACCTTCGGGCTTTACTCGGTGGCCGGACGTTCACAACGCGCCGCGTATCCCCTGTTGACCTACGCCGGCCTGGTCTACGGCCTGGCTGCCGTCTGGGCCTTGCCGGCCGCGGTACTCAGTTTCAACCCGGCCGCGTACGGCTGGCAGCAAGTCCTGGCGGTCATCGGTTTGGGCATCCTGCCGCTGGGAATCGGGCACACGCTCTACAACGCGGCCCTGCGCCGCATGCACGCCACCTACGCCAACCTGGTCGCCACGCAAGAAATTACCGGTGGTGTCCTGCTGGGCGTTTTGCTCCTGGGCGAAATTCCCAGCCCTGCCAGCCTCATCGGTGCGCTGGTGACGCTGGCGGGCATCGCCTTTGTCATTCTGTAA
- the xseA gene encoding exodeoxyribonuclease VII large subunit: protein MPTVISISQLISDIKNTVQANDALQDVWVQGEVSQFTQAAGSGHCYFRLKDGAATLECVMWRGQAAHLRRVPAHGDLVQAHGKVDVYPAQGRLQLVVDLLQPTGLGQLNQAFEALKARLLAEGLFDPARKRPLPAWPRRVGIVTSADAAALRDILRTLKARYALVDVLLASTLVQGSEAPAQIEAALQRLNRWSATVEPIDVIIVARGGGSLEELWAFNEERVARAIDASAVPVVSGVGHEVDYTIADFVADVRALTPTAAAALVVPDQRDLRQQVAGLSGLLTTHLQARLVAMRHEVQAHRRLLARVSPQQLIAYRRQRIDELLWRGQARIKGRMTLAHARVSAQQARVEALNPRQVLARGYAIVQQKISGAVVRQVRQVTPGERLRIQVTGGTFEAEVTTDDI, encoded by the coding sequence ATGCCGACCGTCATCAGCATCAGCCAACTGATCAGCGACATCAAAAACACCGTGCAGGCCAATGACGCGCTGCAGGATGTGTGGGTGCAGGGGGAGGTGTCGCAGTTCACGCAGGCCGCCGGCTCAGGCCACTGCTACTTTCGGTTGAAAGACGGCGCGGCGACGCTGGAGTGTGTCATGTGGCGCGGCCAGGCTGCGCATCTGCGTCGTGTGCCCGCCCACGGCGATTTGGTGCAGGCGCATGGCAAGGTGGATGTTTACCCGGCGCAGGGTCGTTTGCAGTTGGTGGTGGACCTGCTGCAGCCCACGGGCCTGGGGCAGTTGAACCAGGCCTTCGAGGCGCTCAAGGCGCGGCTGCTGGCCGAAGGGCTGTTCGACCCGGCGCGCAAGCGGCCGCTGCCGGCCTGGCCGCGGCGCGTGGGCATCGTCACCTCGGCTGATGCGGCGGCCCTACGCGATATCCTGCGCACCCTCAAGGCGCGCTATGCGTTGGTGGATGTGCTACTAGCCTCTACCCTGGTGCAGGGCAGCGAAGCGCCGGCGCAGATTGAGGCAGCGCTCCAGCGGCTGAATCGCTGGTCGGCCACGGTGGAGCCGATTGACGTCATCATCGTGGCGCGGGGCGGAGGCTCGCTGGAAGAGCTGTGGGCGTTCAACGAGGAGCGCGTCGCCCGCGCCATTGACGCCAGTGCGGTGCCGGTTGTCAGCGGGGTGGGGCACGAGGTTGATTATACCATTGCCGATTTTGTGGCCGATGTGCGTGCGCTGACGCCCACGGCCGCGGCCGCGCTGGTTGTGCCCGATCAACGCGACCTGCGCCAGCAGGTGGCCGGCCTCTCCGGCCTGCTGACGACGCACCTGCAGGCGCGTCTGGTGGCGATGCGGCACGAGGTGCAGGCGCACCGGCGGTTGTTGGCGCGGGTGTCGCCGCAGCAGCTCATTGCCTATCGGCGGCAGCGCATTGACGAACTCCTGTGGCGCGGCCAGGCGCGTATCAAGGGGCGCATGACGTTGGCCCACGCGCGGGTCAGCGCGCAGCAGGCCCGCGTCGAGGCGCTCAATCCACGACAAGTGCTGGCGCGCGGCTATGCCATCGTGCAGCAAAAGATCAGCGGAGCCGTGGTGCGTCAGGTGAGACAGGTCACGCCCGGTGAACGCCTGCGCATACAGGTGACCGGCGGCACATTCGAAGCGGAGGTAACAACAGATGACATTTGA
- a CDS encoding aminopeptidase P family protein: MTNLVEIQQALQQAGLDGWLLFDFRGMNPIARQVAALPEEGVFSRRWVYWIPARGKATWLVHRIEAGPFTGSGARVYTYVTWQELTRGIQDLLGHAQRIAMEFSPGGAIPYVARVDAGTIDLIRSLGVEVVSSADLVQWVQARWTPAQLAQHRVAARLLDQIKDECFAWMTAELRAGRSPGEVEGQQFVMRRFAEEGLITDHPPIVGINAHSGDPHYAPTTQRQFFLKPGDFVLLDLWAKLDQPGAVFADITWVAFAGAEAPAAQRQVFDIVAGARDAAVQFIQQRLAAGQGVQGFEVDDAARAVIQQAGYGGAFFHRTGHSIDTNGHGNGVNMDNLETHDERKLIPGVGFSIEPGIYLADFGVRSEINMIVGDGFAEVTTQPVQKAIVSLLAE, encoded by the coding sequence ATGACAAACCTTGTGGAAATTCAGCAAGCACTACAGCAAGCCGGCCTCGATGGCTGGCTCCTCTTTGATTTTCGCGGCATGAACCCCATTGCCCGCCAGGTGGCCGCACTGCCAGAGGAAGGAGTCTTCAGCCGGCGCTGGGTCTACTGGATTCCAGCCCGCGGCAAAGCCACCTGGCTCGTTCATCGCATCGAAGCCGGCCCTTTTACCGGCTCCGGCGCCCGTGTCTACACCTACGTGACCTGGCAAGAACTGACCCGCGGGATCCAGGACTTGCTCGGCCATGCCCAACGCATCGCCATGGAATTCTCGCCTGGCGGCGCCATCCCCTACGTGGCACGCGTGGACGCCGGCACCATTGATCTGATTCGCAGCCTGGGCGTGGAAGTGGTCTCTTCGGCCGACCTGGTGCAGTGGGTGCAGGCGCGCTGGACGCCCGCGCAGTTGGCGCAGCACCGTGTGGCCGCCCGCCTGCTCGATCAGATCAAGGACGAATGTTTTGCCTGGATGACCGCGGAACTGCGCGCGGGGCGTTCTCCCGGCGAAGTCGAGGGCCAACAGTTTGTCATGCGCCGTTTCGCCGAGGAGGGCTTGATCACCGACCACCCGCCCATTGTGGGCATCAACGCGCACAGCGGCGATCCACATTACGCGCCGACTACGCAGCGCCAGTTCTTTCTCAAGCCCGGCGATTTTGTCTTACTCGATCTGTGGGCCAAGCTCGATCAGCCCGGCGCGGTGTTTGCCGACATCACCTGGGTGGCCTTTGCCGGCGCTGAGGCGCCCGCCGCGCAGCGCCAGGTTTTCGACATCGTCGCGGGGGCGCGCGATGCCGCGGTGCAGTTCATTCAGCAGCGTTTGGCCGCGGGGCAGGGCGTGCAGGGGTTTGAGGTGGACGATGCCGCGCGCGCTGTCATTCAGCAGGCCGGCTATGGCGGGGCTTTCTTCCATCGCACCGGCCACAGCATTGACACCAACGGGCACGGCAACGGCGTCAACATGGACAACCTGGAGACGCACGATGAGCGCAAGCTGATCCCCGGCGTCGGCTTTTCCATCGAGCCGGGCATCTACCTGGCCGATTTCGGCGTGCGCAGTGAAATCAACATGATCGTAGGCGACGGTTTCGCCGAGGTGACCACCCAGCCTGTGCAGAAGGCCATCGTTTCCCTTCTCGCCGAATGA
- the rocD gene encoding ornithine--oxo-acid transaminase: MMLTQDYIHLDETYGAHNYKPLDVVIAQGQGVWVTDVEGRRYLDCLSAYSAVNQGHCHPRIVQALIAQAQTLTLTSRAFRNDQMGLFLQDLCTLTGYEMALLMNTGAEAVETAVKMARKWGYQRRDVPEDQAEIIVCADNFHGRTISIISFSTEPQYRAGFGPFTPGFKVTPFGDLRSLEAAFSANTVAFLVEPIQGESGVHIPPAGYLKWAKALCEEHEVLFIADEIQSGLGRSGKLFACDYENVKPDVMIIGKALSGGCYPVSAVLASADILSVFRPGEHGSTYGGNPLACAVAREAMKVLVEEDLIENSARLGAYFQEKLRAIASPFVQEVRGRGLFIGVELKPEAGGARRFCEALMREGLLCKETHEHVIRFAPPLVITQAEIDWALARIGLVLMGQFAGAPALALA; encoded by the coding sequence ATGATGCTCACACAAGATTACATTCACCTCGATGAAACCTACGGCGCCCACAACTACAAGCCCCTCGATGTGGTCATCGCCCAGGGCCAGGGCGTTTGGGTCACCGATGTCGAAGGCCGGCGCTACCTGGACTGCCTCAGCGCCTATTCGGCGGTCAACCAGGGGCACTGCCACCCGCGCATCGTGCAGGCCCTCATCGCCCAGGCGCAGACACTGACGTTGACCTCGCGCGCGTTCCGCAACGACCAGATGGGCCTGTTCCTGCAAGACCTGTGTACCCTGACCGGCTATGAGATGGCGCTGCTGATGAACACCGGCGCCGAAGCGGTCGAGACCGCGGTCAAGATGGCGCGCAAATGGGGCTATCAGCGCCGTGACGTGCCGGAAGACCAGGCTGAAATCATCGTCTGCGCCGACAACTTTCACGGCCGCACCATCAGCATTATCAGCTTTTCCACCGAGCCGCAGTACCGGGCCGGCTTTGGCCCCTTCACGCCCGGCTTCAAGGTGACGCCCTTTGGCGATTTACGCAGCCTGGAAGCTGCGTTCAGCGCCAACACCGTCGCCTTCCTGGTCGAGCCGATTCAGGGCGAGAGCGGCGTTCATATTCCACCGGCCGGCTATCTCAAATGGGCCAAAGCCCTGTGCGAGGAGCATGAGGTCCTGTTCATCGCCGATGAGATTCAGTCTGGCCTGGGGCGCAGTGGCAAGCTCTTTGCCTGTGACTATGAAAACGTCAAGCCTGACGTGATGATTATCGGCAAGGCGCTGTCCGGCGGCTGTTATCCGGTATCGGCCGTGCTGGCCTCAGCCGACATCCTGAGTGTCTTTCGCCCTGGCGAACATGGCAGCACCTATGGCGGCAACCCGTTGGCCTGCGCGGTGGCCCGCGAGGCCATGAAGGTGCTGGTGGAAGAAGATTTGATCGAAAACTCGGCCCGGCTGGGCGCCTATTTCCAGGAGAAGTTGCGCGCCATCGCCAGTCCCTTCGTGCAGGAAGTGCGTGGCAGGGGGCTGTTCATCGGCGTCGAGCTGAAGCCAGAGGCCGGCGGCGCGCGCCGCTTCTGCGAAGCCCTCATGCGCGAGGGCCTGTTGTGCAAAGAGACGCACGAGCATGTCATCCGCTTTGCACCGCCCCTGGTCATCACCCAGGCGGAGATTGACTGGGCGCTGGCGCGCATCGGCTTGGTGCTCATGGGGCAGTTTGCCGGCGCACCCGCGCTGGCGCTGGCCTGA
- a CDS encoding nucleotidyltransferase domain-containing protein, protein MTQNALTQGDRLPLAEVVAALQAGLGERLVSIVLFGSRARGDAHADSDWDLLVIARDLPQKTLARHLWLKNMLPVSWRGAVAVIAKTPEEFTARLSSLYLDIALDGLILYDAAGYAAQRVSQVRRLIEKQGLYRESHHNDMQWHWRHFPGRTWSLEWEVSP, encoded by the coding sequence ATGACCCAAAACGCGTTGACTCAAGGAGATCGCTTGCCGTTGGCGGAAGTCGTCGCGGCTTTACAGGCTGGGCTGGGCGAGCGCCTGGTCAGTATCGTACTATTTGGATCGCGCGCGCGCGGCGATGCCCATGCGGATAGCGATTGGGATTTGTTGGTCATCGCGCGCGATTTGCCGCAAAAAACGTTGGCACGTCATCTGTGGTTGAAAAATATGCTGCCGGTATCCTGGCGAGGCGCGGTGGCAGTGATTGCTAAGACCCCGGAAGAGTTCACTGCACGGCTGTCGAGCCTGTATCTCGATATTGCACTTGATGGACTCATTCTTTATGATGCAGCTGGGTATGCCGCGCAACGCGTGTCCCAGGTACGTCGGCTGATTGAAAAGCAGGGTTTGTATCGCGAATCGCACCACAACGACATGCAATGGCACTGGCGACATTTCCCCGGACGAACGTGGTCGTTGGAATGGGAGGTATCTCCATGA
- a CDS encoding branched-chain amino acid ABC transporter substrate-binding protein, which yields MSKRVYSLLAVLLIASVLLAACGSAATPTAAPATAAPKATDAPKATEAPKATDAPKPAGGMIKIATQSPLSGPQSVLGVAIKNGAQLALEQLGGSLKGMGFEVQLVPFDDQATPDTGVANAKNIVADPDILCVVGHLNSGVAIPSSEEYHTAQLAMVSPANTNPKVTDRGYVEVNRIVGRDDVQGVVGEQFALNTLKIKTAYIIHDKTAYGQGVAEFFRQAAEKDGIKVLGFEGTEEQANFDSLITPIVANAPDLVYFGGLYPQAGIFFKQSRDKGVKSVFMGPDGMDSSELVNLGGESVVGMYYSTVAGPANVYPATAKFIADYKAKFSANPEPFSAQAYDSMGICLKGIETAAATGKPTRASVTAAVRATAGFKGITGDLSFNSLGDLASAKYFVIQVKSSDAAKWGDNAVAQTLDIAPPGAAPAAPKLSGMVKVATQSPLSGPQSVLGVAIKNGAQLALEQLGGSLKGMGFEVQLVPFDDQATPDTGVANAKNIVADPDILCVVGHLNSGVAIPSSEEYHTAQLAMVSPANTNPKVTDRGYVEVNRIVGRDDVQGVVGEQFALNTLKIKTAYIIHDKTAYGQGVAEFFRQAAEKDGIKVLGFEGTEEQANFDSLITPIVANAPDLVYFGGLYPQAGIFFKQSRDKGVKSVFMGPDGMDSSELVNLGGESVVGMYYSTVAGPANVYPATAKFIADYKAKFSANPEPFSAQAYDSMGICLKSIETAATAAKAKPTRANVTAAVRATAGFKGITGDLSFNNLGDLASAKYFVIQVKSSDAAKWGDNTVAQTLDIAPPAK from the coding sequence ATGTCCAAGCGAGTGTATAGTCTACTAGCCGTGCTGTTGATAGCCTCTGTGCTGTTGGCAGCCTGCGGCAGCGCTGCAACGCCAACCGCGGCGCCGGCCACCGCGGCCCCCAAAGCCACCGACGCCCCCAAAGCCACTGAAGCCCCCAAAGCCACCGACGCCCCCAAACCTGCCGGCGGCATGATCAAGATTGCGACGCAGAGTCCGTTGAGCGGACCGCAGTCAGTGCTGGGTGTGGCGATCAAGAACGGCGCGCAGTTGGCGTTGGAGCAGTTAGGCGGATCCCTGAAGGGGATGGGCTTCGAGGTGCAGTTGGTGCCGTTCGACGACCAGGCGACGCCGGACACGGGCGTAGCCAATGCCAAGAACATCGTGGCCGACCCGGACATCCTGTGCGTGGTGGGACACCTGAACTCAGGCGTTGCGATTCCGAGTTCGGAAGAGTATCACACGGCACAGTTGGCCATGGTGAGTCCGGCCAACACGAACCCGAAGGTAACCGATCGTGGTTACGTCGAAGTGAACCGCATCGTCGGTCGTGACGACGTGCAGGGCGTGGTGGGCGAGCAGTTCGCACTCAACACCCTGAAGATCAAGACCGCCTACATCATACATGACAAGACGGCCTACGGCCAGGGCGTGGCGGAGTTCTTCCGCCAGGCCGCGGAGAAGGACGGCATCAAGGTGCTGGGCTTCGAGGGCACGGAAGAGCAGGCGAACTTCGACAGCCTGATTACCCCGATCGTGGCCAATGCACCCGACCTGGTCTACTTTGGGGGTCTCTATCCGCAAGCCGGTATCTTCTTCAAGCAGTCACGGGACAAGGGCGTCAAGTCGGTGTTCATGGGACCTGACGGCATGGACAGTTCCGAACTGGTCAACCTGGGCGGCGAGTCGGTGGTGGGCATGTACTACAGCACCGTTGCCGGCCCGGCCAATGTCTATCCGGCTACGGCCAAGTTCATTGCCGACTACAAGGCCAAGTTTAGCGCCAACCCCGAACCCTTCAGCGCCCAGGCCTACGACTCGATGGGCATCTGCCTCAAGGGCATTGAGACAGCCGCGGCCACGGGCAAACCAACCCGCGCCAGTGTGACCGCCGCCGTGCGCGCCACGGCCGGTTTCAAGGGCATCACCGGTGACCTGAGCTTCAACAGCCTGGGCGACCTGGCTTCGGCCAAGTACTTCGTCATCCAGGTCAAGTCGTCCGATGCGGCCAAGTGGGGCGATAACGCCGTCGCACAGACGCTGGACATCGCACCGCCGGGTGCTGCACCCGCGGCGCCTAAGCTGAGCGGCATGGTCAAGGTTGCGACGCAGAGTCCGTTGAGCGGGCCGCAGTCAGTGCTGGGTGTGGCGATCAAGAACGGCGCGCAGTTGGCGCTGGAGCAGTTAGGCGGATCCCTGAAGGGGATGGGCTTCGAGGTGCAGTTGGTGCCCTTCGACGACCAGGCGACGCCAGACACGGGCGTTGCCAATGCCAAGAACATCGTGGCCGACCCTGACATCCTGTGCGTGGTGGGTCACCTGAACTCAGGCGTTGCCATTCCAAGTTCCGAGGAGTATCACACCGCACAGTTAGCGATGGTGAGTCCGGCCAACACGAACCCGAAGGTGACGGACCGTGGTTACGTCGAAGTGAACCGCATCGTCGGTCGTGACGACGTGCAGGGCGTGGTGGGCGAGCAGTTCGCACTCAACACCCTGAAGATCAAGACCGCCTACATCATACATGACAAGACGGCCTACGGCCAGGGCGTGGCGGAGTTCTTCCGCCAGGCCGCGGAGAAGGACGGCATCAAGGTGCTGGGCTTCGAGGGCACGGAAGAGCAGGCGAACTTCGACAGCCTGATTACCCCGATCGTGGCCAATGCACCCGACCTGGTCTACTTTGGCGGTCTCTATCCGCAAGCCGGTATCTTCTTCAAGCAGTCACGGGACAAGGGCGTCAAGTCGGTGTTCATGGGACCTGACGGCATGGACAGTTCCGAACTGGTCAACCTGGGCGGCGAGTCGGTGGTGGGCATGTACTACAGCACCGTTGCCGGCCCGGCCAATGTCTACCCGGCCACGGCCAAGTTCATTGCCGACTACAAGGCCAAGTTTAGCGCCAACCCCGAACCCTTCAGCGCCCAGGCCTACGACTCGATGGGCATCTGCCTCAAGAGTATCGAAACCGCCGCGACTGCGGCTAAGGCCAAGCCCACCCGCGCCAATGTGACCGCGGCCGTGCGTGCGACCGCCGGTTTCAAGGGCATCACCGGCGACCTGAGCTTCAATAACCTGGGCGATCTGGCTTCGGCCAAGTACTTCGTCATCCAGGTCAAGTCGTCCGATGCGGCCAAGTGGGGCGATAACACCGTCGCACAGACGCTGGACATCGCACCGCCCGCCAAGTAA
- a CDS encoding nodulation protein NfeD codes for MRQSSWRQRLLLAFYGFLVTLTIFSGGRSAYAQTPTVEVLTFRGPVTPVLVSYLERSIAQAQANGSQAVILQLDTPGGSVDLMQDIVQLLLKSDVPVVVYVSPSGAHAGSAGTLITLAAHVAAMAPGSSIGAASPVGEGGAELPDTIKSKLVNILSADAENLSKRRGEKAVEFARQAVEEARAATADEAKDLGVIDFIARDLDDLLAQMNGFTVTVNGREQTFQTEAVQINKVPFGLLEDLLNAVANPTIAAILLTLGLNALLYELSSPGGYAAGVVGVIALLLAFYGLGALEANWVGLGFIILAFALFILDIKAPTHGALTLGGVTSFVVGAGILFNTPYTAVPWPTIITLALCTAAFFAFAVAKVLSARRRRPATGAEALIGSRAEVRSALEPRGQVFFNGELWQAEIAEGAAAAGAQVEVIGRQGMRLLVRRSA; via the coding sequence ATGCGACAATCGTCGTGGCGCCAGCGTTTACTCCTGGCTTTCTATGGCTTCCTGGTCACGCTGACCATCTTCAGCGGAGGGCGCTCAGCCTACGCCCAGACGCCGACCGTGGAAGTGCTGACCTTCCGCGGCCCGGTGACGCCGGTCCTGGTCAGCTATCTGGAGCGCAGCATTGCGCAGGCGCAGGCTAACGGCAGCCAGGCGGTGATCCTGCAACTCGATACGCCGGGCGGCAGTGTGGACCTGATGCAGGACATCGTGCAGTTATTGTTGAAGTCTGATGTGCCGGTTGTGGTTTACGTTTCTCCGAGCGGCGCTCATGCCGGCTCCGCTGGCACGCTGATCACGCTGGCGGCGCATGTGGCGGCCATGGCGCCGGGCAGTAGCATCGGCGCGGCCAGCCCCGTGGGCGAAGGCGGCGCCGAATTGCCAGACACCATCAAGAGCAAGCTGGTCAACATCCTGTCAGCCGATGCGGAAAACCTGTCCAAGCGGCGCGGGGAGAAGGCGGTTGAATTTGCGCGCCAGGCCGTGGAAGAGGCCCGCGCGGCCACGGCCGATGAGGCCAAAGATTTGGGCGTGATTGATTTCATCGCCCGTGACCTGGATGACCTGCTGGCGCAGATGAATGGTTTCACGGTGACGGTCAACGGCCGCGAGCAGACCTTCCAGACGGAAGCGGTGCAAATCAACAAGGTGCCATTCGGGCTGCTCGAAGACCTGCTGAACGCCGTGGCGAACCCGACCATTGCAGCCATTCTGTTGACCTTGGGACTCAACGCCTTGTTATATGAACTCTCCAGCCCCGGCGGGTATGCGGCTGGTGTCGTTGGCGTCATTGCGCTGCTGCTGGCCTTCTATGGCCTGGGCGCGCTGGAGGCGAACTGGGTCGGCCTGGGGTTCATCATCCTGGCCTTCGCCCTCTTCATTCTGGACATCAAAGCACCCACCCACGGCGCACTGACCCTGGGGGGCGTGACTTCATTTGTCGTAGGAGCAGGTATCTTGTTCAATACACCTTACACGGCCGTACCCTGGCCGACGATCATTACGCTGGCGCTGTGTACCGCGGCCTTTTTTGCCTTTGCCGTGGCCAAGGTCCTCAGCGCCCGGCGCCGGCGCCCGGCCACCGGTGCGGAGGCGCTCATCGGCAGCCGGGCCGAGGTGCGCAGCGCACTGGAGCCGCGCGGCCAGGTATTTTTCAACGGCGAGCTGTGGCAGGCGGAGATTGCGGAAGGCGCCGCGGCCGCCGGCGCCCAGGTTGAAGTCATTGGCCGTCAGGGCATGCGCCTGCTGGTACGTCGCAGCGCCTGA
- a CDS encoding DUF951 domain-containing protein: protein MPLELSLGDIVRLRKPHPCGGYDWEVVRLGADIGIRCLTCQHKVLLERRDLERRLKTFVKRAVVPKQE, encoded by the coding sequence ATGCCGCTCGAACTCTCTCTGGGTGATATCGTCCGCTTGCGCAAGCCGCATCCGTGCGGTGGTTATGATTGGGAGGTGGTGCGCCTGGGCGCGGACATTGGCATCCGCTGCCTCACCTGCCAGCACAAAGTTCTCCTCGAACGGCGCGACCTGGAACGGCGCCTCAAGACCTTCGTCAAACGGGCCGTCGTTCCCAAGCAAGAATAA